Genomic window (Scleropages formosus chromosome 16, fSclFor1.1, whole genome shotgun sequence):
TTTTCGCACCATGGTGAACGTGCTGGGGGATGCCTTTGGAGCTGGAATAGTCCAGAAGCTTTGCGAGAAGGAGCTGGTTCGAACGGTCACAGTGCGTGAGTTGGATGCCGCAAGCTCGCTGAGCCTGGAGACGACACTGGGCGCAGGTGACTTCGAAGAGAACTCCTACGTCAGGGGGATATTCACCGATGACAACAATGACAGCGAACTCTTTAGCTCTTCTCAGTGCTAGGGAGCGGTACAAGAACCCTCGAACTGCTCATAAACATTGTCCACAAATCTTGAGgtgaataaagaaatatttacatcttaaagatgattatttttacttttccaaCGTTATTTTAGTTTCTGAGCATTTCAGGTTAACTTTTTGAAAGCTTCACAGAGAGAGAAACTATCAACTTGGACATGATTAGTAGCTAGTACCTTGGTTAAATATTATTACTTGCTATTAAAGATTATGtgaattaaaattacattaaatattcaaatgcaACACGTTAAGCTGCCTTGGGCAAAGGGatcctttaaatttaaataagtaaaCCATAAACTAACGTGACATAAGCCACGACGACACCTTTTACGCTGAAGAGAAAGTTTAGCTATAATTATGGGCTGCAGTGCTACAATATAGTCTTATCTATTCCTTACAAACGTCCAGGCATGTTTATCAATCTGACATTCATTAAGCTGTGGAGATCTTTCCGCTCGTCTATAATCGCCACCTACGTTATCTCGGATTGGTCCACATCCAATCTGCAGAACAGAGCTGGAATGCACACACCGATCCTCCGGCTACCCTGCTAtccatttttttgtgctgtagGAGATGCATGTTTTGAAGTGCACCTCTCGAGCTTTACATGCTGCAATGCTGAGTTCTAATGGGCCTTACTGGGGGGACTCTATGATTTTAAATGATACCAcatgtgtgggggtggggcttcGGTAATTTCCGATGAATTCTTGAAATATatccaaaaacctttttgtttgCTTGGTCTCAGAAGTTTATAACCTTATCTAGCAGATCagacatttaaaacatgcaGAGAGCAAACGTtttagtaaaaataacccttCCCCCGAGCCTTTTAAACTGTTAAGTGGATATGCAAAGCATATGCTCTTTGATTATTTAGTtcctatttttaaatttcagaacaTGGCAAAGAAGGGAAATGACTTTTTAGATGCATGATTCAGGGACAGTGCTTAAATAGAATGTGATCTGTGTTGCCTTTTGAATAACTAGCAGGTTATAAGGAAATACCAGCTTCcttgaaatatggaaaaaaacataAGGCAAACATTTAACCTTTAGTCTTGTCATAAAAGTCAATCCTTAACGCGCTGCAACAAACATGTACATAGTAAATATTTTCGTTTTTATTGTATTCTGATTTGtaatatataatgaataaaacaaactatataaaatcactttttttatgAACTTGCAgattaaaataactaaaatatgGTTTGTATGTGCTAAAAATATTATACTGAAGATATACAGAGAGTGTAATTATGGccactttctttaaaaagggACATGTTCCTATGTATACATTTAAGTTATGCAGGTACATAtgtaaaatatgacatttcaATTATTAGCTACATATGTAAAGCAATCCTTACAATTCCTTTGGTGatgaaatactgcatttttttgatGAAAATTCATCTCACCACACAGTGTAGCATTGGATATTGGTTCTTATGTCTATAATACAGCGTAAAATTTATTAACAGTTGTTTTCCcttgcgggggtgcggtggcgcagtgggttagaccatagtcctgctgtccggtgggtctggggttcaagtcccgcttggggtgccttgcgacggactggcgtcccgtcctgggtgtgttccttacgcccctgtgttcccgggtaggctccggttccccgtgaccccatatgggacaagcggttctgaaaatgtgtgtgtgtgtgtgttttcccttaTGACTGTTATGTCATTTAATCAATAAAGACTTTTTAATggcaatttacattttcatttgcctAGGTTACAATAAAGTAAACTTCTTACAGCCTACTGGGATTTTCCAGATTCAGTACCTTGCAAAGAATTTGCTATGTAGACTTAGGTTTGAATTCTTATTTTAGTTGACCTTTAGATACTTAATATAGCATTAGAGAAGAAAGGTGAGGTTTTTTAGAGAGTCAGATATGgcttttatataatttattttaatgttgtcaGAGAAAATAAGCTTATTGTATGTCACACTTAACACTTCTATCAAGGACTGACAAAGTCTAAGATGAGAGATACTACTGTAAAGGGGCATTAAAGGTAAAGATATGGTTCAGACTTTCTaaatgaggggggtgtggtggcactgcGGGTTGAGCCTGTGGcatggcgggtctagggttcgagccctgcttggggtgccttgcgacagactggcgtcttgtcctgggtgtgtctcctcccccatCTGCCCTGTTCCCTGcattgccgggataggctcccgCTCTTCACGACCCTGCGTGGGACAAGTGATTGCTTTCGATGGATGAGAGAGAACAGAAGTTTCAGAGAAACCCAGCAGATGGAAGTGTGCAgccataaaacaaaaacttaaaggcaataaaacaacacacagGGAGGATAATAAACAGTGGAATACCCCAAGTGAGAGACCAGTTTATCAGGTAAGCATTAATTAAATAGTGCTCAAAACCttaaaaggtctttttttttttgtataaaacagCTATTATGTAGATATAAAAGTGTTTATGAAATTAACTTACACGAGAATACATGTAACAACTACGAAAATGAAATATCTGTATTACgttagagaaaataaaaaaaatgtacttaaaaacTCAAAAACTATTCACAAATGGCATtgcataaaagaataaataagccAGGCGTTAATGATTCAACTGGTTTCTGCacagaaaatcaaaatcaaactAGACTGTGGGATCACTACTTTGATAAGAATGAAATAGTGTTACATATTACTGAAGAAAGAACACACCCCCACCCTGGGTTGTTATTATATGGGAAGTGAAGCCAAGGATATAAGGCGCTGCCAATGTTGTCTGTCCTATGAGACTCGTAACACTCGCaagaagcagagaggaaaagagagcaTTGCACAATATCTTCAACACCAAAGAGAGCTACACTGTCCCACCTACTCCCACCGCTGCATCTTGCAGGCCACCGTGTTCCTCGAATCTACCTACACCATGACGCAGGGACAACAGACAACGGAGAAAATGGAGAAGCCGGTGGAAAGAAGATCCTGTTTTAGAAAGTTCCTGAAGAAGAACATTTTTCTGATGGCCATGATCTTGTCTGTAGTTCTAGGTAAGCACCTAATGTGTGAATTTGGTGTTACGGTATTGGCAGATAGGAATGTCCATAGTCATGTGTAGAATGGTTTTCTTGAGCAGAAGCTCCCAGCTGTTGGATGAATTGAAATAGTAACCAGTCCACAGTCTGGTCTGCTTTTGAACAGCACTCTTCTTGGCTCTCTCATGGTGGAGCGTTCCTGGCCCGCATGTCTTTAGAATTTTTGTGGACTAATATAATAGACTGAAACTAATGGTCCTTTATTTCAGGGAAATTGTTCTGCATCATGCATTTGTTGGTTTGTTAATCATGTTGTTTAATAGAAAAGGGTACTTGCTGAAAATTTACCACTGCACAGTTACATCCTCATAATGTGAGGATTTGTCTGATTCTTTGTCAGATGATGCACTATGGATTTATATTGTTATACTGGGACAATGTccatattttactggagcaaagggCATATAAAATAGAGCTGAGACAGGCTGGCGAAAATCTAGGCGGAAtcaattttaaatcagttttgaatctcagtctgtgtttacagcaacactgggtcacagtgatATGCAGAATACGGTAACAGCAAAGAGTAAAACTGTAACTGCAGCTGCAAGCACAGTATAAGTCAAGAGAAGCACATTACAATGTTTCTCAGCAGTGATCAACTGCCATTATTCAAATCAGCTCTCTGAAAAATTATGAAGACATAAGCTGTTATTCAGATCAGTTTTGATCAGACAGAAGAGAATTAATCACTCACATCCTCCATATATGTAAAGAAGTGAAGGCTACAACTACAAAATTTTACTAAgtttttaagaataaaaaaataaaactgataagACTTTGAAAGCTATCGGCGAAATTATGGAGAGACTGAATTTTCATTTCGTATATTTCAACGAATTAAAGACCTACAACCTATACGTCGTGTAATACGTTGCGgcattatttgttatttaagtGTAAATACTCGTGTGGATACTGTAAacaattgtgttttattgtgttctttATCCAGGGTGTGGCTGAGAGAATGCGTGTGACGTGCGAGGCGTAGGAGTGCGCATGTGGAAGAGCGTGTGAAGAGTGGAGAGAAAGAGGAGTTGAGGGAATTGGATGTGCGCATGTGGTCTGCTAGACTTCTCCTAGCTGTTATTGTCATTGGTTGCAGACGAGACAGCGGTCCGTCTTATTGTACAGAACTTTACTAAACCCCAGACCTTTGGGAATCATCCCTAGAGTGGCTCTGTGCTCTTTTGggtcattaaaatatattaacatcCAAAGTGTTCATTTACGACAGAAacccagttttattttaaaatagttacCCGAGAAGTACATTCTTTCCTGCTGTCGGATAACTAGAACATGGGACCTAATGAGGTaccacacagagaaaaagaaaggtgTAAAAGAAGGAAAGACAAATAGAAAaagtgacagagagggagacTACAGAAAAATTTTAGCAATCAGTAACATtaacactgccccccccccaaccaccaacCATATTTATGGCCACAACTCATAACCCTAACTCCTAAGTGGACATCGCTGACTACACCTCCCTGACTGCAACAATGGTAAGAGTCTGAGAATACAACATTAAAatcagaagttgctttgaacaaaggtggcagctaaataagaaattaattacagcaaaatgtttcattacaaGCTTCAGAGCCGTGAACCTGCACTGTAGCTCAGGCCCCTTTGTCTTGAGGCATTGTGGGATACTAGGGAGGTTGCCAAAAGAATAACGGGAGTTTTAACAGTGTTTTTGGTTGAATGACCAATAACAAGTTGCCCGAGGTTTGTCAGATGGCTGGATAGGCGAAATTACATATATATCAAGCTCAGTCTGGGGTCTTCAAGACTCTTCCACTGTTACCCATGACATTAGAAGACAGACAAAGAACTAAACATGGTGGCATTTTAATCTCGGTCTCACTATTTGTGGTCCTATTGAGGGTTCCACATGGTCAGACAAAATGAATGCCTACGTGTGGACACTGAAAAAGGCAACACATTGGTGtctgtgagaggaaaaaaaataagaaaatggagTAGAAATAATGGTATGCAGTAAATGTACAAGTGATTTATTttgtaactgctgcagaaagcccaTTGTGCAAGTAGCAGGATGTACCGAAACTGCACTCACAGCTCTAAGGGGGAACTGGCACTAGCTGACactggaagaagaagaaaataaataatgttggcAAGTTGAGAGATAAGATGCAGGGAATGTAGGATGCCTGCTTTATGATGCGCATAACTCACTTTAGCCTAGAGGAAACATGGTAGATTAAGCAAGAAATTAAAAGCATGCAGGAGGTGAGCACGCGTTgatcatgaaaaaaaaagccaatgagaaatgttaTCATATAGATAGCATGTGCTTTTGGAactatataatatgtgtgtattgtgtgtatcGGATGCTCGGGGAGACTCCCTGGACTCTGACACAGGGGATGGCGGACTCCCTCCAACCGGGGTAAAATTAAGTAAGATACTCTCTCCCATCTTGGGTCCTTTGTTTGAGTAATGCTGAATTTCTTCCATATGTCTCATTGACTTTTAGCTTGCTTCATGGCCACAGTTTGGTTTTCTTTAAAAGGGGGATCTCCCCATCAACTGTTGTTCACAGTGGGTTTGTTTCCGGAGGAGTTCTATTACAGGCACCTTTCCCTGTATCTCTCCCAGGGATTGCATTGGGAGTACTGGTGCGAGAATATGCTTCCCTCTCCCGGCTCGACAAGTACTACTTCGGCTTTCCCGGAGAACTACTGATGCGGATGCTCAAGCTGATTGTCCTGCCGCTCATCATTTCCAGCATCATAACAGGTGAGCAAAAATAGCAGAGAGACTGACCTAACATTCAACTGACAGCATCAAAATGCAATAATGTCAAATTTACACACAATGTTACAAATTTTGTAATCAGTTCCACAGACCAAAAATTCAGTATTTTCTTCCAATagtacaatatacacacacacacacactttcagaaccgcttgtcccatacggggtcacggggaaccggagcctacccggtaacacagggcgtaaggccggagggggaggggacacacccaggacgggacgccagtccgtcgcaaggcaccccaagcgggactcgaaccgcaaacccactgaagagcaggacccggcccaacccactgcgccaccgcgcccccctagtaCAATctatcaaaatgaaataaacattaactGCTACATTGGTGAAACCACCTTTCATATCTGTACTCCTACTGTAACTATTCCATTCTGATTTCAACTAGTTTTAGTTTGAGTTTCATAAAAGTATGCAGAACTTTTCCGCTTGTTTCATAACAGCAGTAATGAACGCTGAAAGTAATGTGTTTCGGTGGCTTTCTGTGGTATTGTGCAGGGGTGGCGGCCTTGGATTCTAGGATTTCTGGAAGGATTGGCTTACGAGCAGTGGCTTACttcctctccaccactgtcatTGCTGCCATTCTTGGTAACCGAGCTGCTATTCTTTTCTGTTCTCGGATGCACAGTATGATGCCGTTTcttcaaaatttgtttttatatgatTTTGCTGAAGTGATCGACGTATTTGCACAGCATGATAAAATGGAATCTGTTATGGGGTAAGTTCTCACCTTGCCATGCAAAGGTCCAGTTTTAAGATATTGAGTGACTTTGAAAAAATATGCATCAGGAATTGTGCTGGTGGTAACGATCAAGCCAGGAATTTCCTATAATGTTGACAGCAGTGAGACAACAGAGTCAACAGAAGGGGTTACTGCTGTGGATTCCATTCTGGACCTTCTCAGGTAATTACAATTCATTGAACATTCACTAATTTACTTTTCAAGTTCATAATGGCCatgaccttacgccctgtgttgccgggtaggctccggttccccgcgaccccgtatgggacaagtggttctgaaagtgtgtgtgtgtaatggccatgaaagacaataaaaattatattcttactgtgatttagtttagttgttttaattatatacagtacatatgaaaTGGTCACACACCCTTGTACAAAATTTCAGCTTTTGTCGATTTCAGAGCTGAAATCATTTCAAATCATGGCAGACCGTTCTTATCTTTAACAAGAACTTGTTACAAACGATACTTaacttaaaaacatttaaaaactctATTCTAAAATttaatcaaaaattaaaatccGTTCACTCCTGAATCCCTTCAGATATTGCAAATAACCATGTCTTCTGGGAATATTCAGTATTCAGTCAAATgaaattcatttcattcattcaatctcAAAGtctaaaacatttgtatttgtgCACCAGTTACGTCAGTTCTTACTCACGTAATGCACACAACAAAGTGTGTATAATATTTAtgcaaatacaatttgtatttcCATCTTGAGGTACATGATGTCTAACATTTCAGTTCCAGGTTGCTGTGCAGTCCGGTGGCTATGTCAAATACTTTAATCATGTTAATTAGTAGTGAATAGTTGGTGTCTAGAAGATGGTGAAGATCAGAAGTAACAAAACACCAAGTGAAATTCAGGGGAGTATTCAGTTTCGTAGCCAGACTTTCGGAGAGATTGAGAAACCCTGAAGTTACTATAATAAATaggataatatttttaaaactgccaAGACTGTTTCAAGATTACTCAAACATAGCATCACATCATCAACAAAGAGATAAATCTGATGGTCCTCTTCCCCTCCTCTAATACCAGAAATATCCTTATAGCTCCAAATAGCTTTTGGCAAGGGTTCAGACATAAGTGTGAACAGTAAAGGGTAGAGGTGACAATTTTGCTGGCACCATCTTTTTTGTGAGCGATAATCAAAGCAGGGTATTGATTTTCAGCAATGAAGTCTTTAATGTTGAAGGTACAACATCTGTTATTGGAGCCAAACCTGCCTTAACAAATCTAGTTAGAACAGGAGAGACTAATTTTGTGAAGACAGTCTCGGGCCTATGTACCAAGGTTTtgttacaattttaaaatccaCATTCAGCAAACTAATAGGATTTTAGGAGGAGTTtctaattgttttttctttgcttagaCTAATTGAAATCATATTAAGCACTCAGGATTAAAtggtgcatttaaaaaagaactgaCACCTCCTAATCATGGTTGTATTTCATCAACTCTATCTTGCTGAGAGGCGTTAAGGAACGTGTAATATTGTATAATATAACATAAAGGTTTCATTAACAAACGGGTCATATGTCACTACACCAGAACGTATACGTACAGCCTTAATAGACCTCTAGTTCTGTtgtgatttcagtttttagCCCAGAAGACGAGCGGGTTTATTCccaaatttataataattttctttcacgaacagcaaattaattaattataaaaaataaaataaacttttaatgtCTCGGTTGTATAAGTGTGTACACTTCACAGTTTAATagttgttttactgtacatAAAGGCATTGTTTGTCAGTTCTCATCTTTATGGCCTACAATGTCTGTGGAATTTGAATCCACTTGATAATAGGACACTTAACTGAGGAAATCATTACATTAACTTATCTAAATTAGTCCTCTTTCTGATCTGAAGTTAATGGtttaatgaaaactgaaataccTGCACAAACTATAACTCAGAATTATATACAGTTAACATAGAAATTTAGATAtatactttttatgtttttaggaATGCTTTCCCAGATAATCTGGTCCAGGCCTGCTTTCAACAAGTAAGAAATGCAATGATTGTAATGTTGTAATGGTTCATCTTAACAACtacaataaaatgaatacattaaggTTTGCAAGGACAAATTAAGGCCAATGATAGTCCTAACTACAACAAGCAATACATCTACATACATTCACAGACTCCCACATTTATCTATTGACATTTGAATTATAGTACAAGACCAGGCGTAAAGAGATTGAGCTCAATAAACCACTGGAAAATACCACAGTGGTGTCTGATTTCATCGCTGGATTGACAAATACTTCAAAGGAAGTACGTACTGTCCTTTTCTCTTCagattaatgtatttaatgcacAGTATACTTAGCAAATAATTTGCAGGGTGAAGAAATTAAGAGTTTTATTTCATGTCTTTTTGCAACTATAGAACATAACCAAAGAGTACACAGTAGTAGGCTCCTACTCTGATGGGGTCAATATTTTGGGCCTCATTGTCTTCTGCCTGGTCTTCGGACTGATCATCGGACAGATGGGAGAGAAAGGGCGGATTCTGGTGGAGTTCTTTGATGCTTTAAATGAAGCCACCATGAAAATAGTTCAGATCATCATGTGGTAAGAGCTGTCATACTCTGATGTTTTTCGAGGTTCTTGAACGGTTGTTGGCACGATAATCCTGAATAGTTCTTGAGTGAGTGTACATGGAGACCTCAGGGGTGGTCAGAGATGTTTCATCACTGCTTAACTAGGGCTTTCACTGACAAAGGAGTAAACAAAACTTGGAAAGGGCAAATTCTAGACTATAAAACTTCCATAATAACaataactcaattttttttttctttctagttATATGCCTGTTGGCATACTATTCCTAATATCATCCAAAATCATGGAAGTTGAAGACTGGGACATTTTCAGAAAACTGGGACTCTACATGGTGACTGTGGTGACTGGGTGAGGCATGTTAATGCTTCAATTGGGAATAGGAGTATATCGTAATTCACTATAGAAACCATGTCTAAGGCAGAAGAGGTGGTACTCCTTATGAGGATGAGGGTGTTTTTATGTGGGTTAGTGAAAGTTAAATGTTCAACAATTAGCATGCTTGTTTGGGGTGACAGTTAACAGCTAGAAGTTAAAGTGTTATGCTGTATCTTATTTTTTGTCTTACacaattttcagtgttttgataAAAAATCCCTTGGCTGGAAAATGACCACCAATTGTTTTACCATCACTAGGCTGGTCATTCACGCTGCGATTATTCTGCCCCTGCTGTACTTGGTCATTGTGAGGAAAAACCCCTATAAGTTCATTCAAGGAATGTCCCGTGCCTTGGTGACGGCCCTTGTTATCTCCTCCAGGTAAGTCTTTGTTATGCACCTTCGAATTTCATCCACAGTTTTGGCCCCCTTCTTCATAAAGAGAGTCAGAACATTCTGCAAGGAATTCACTGTGAGTACCACAAAATTATTCTGAATATCTATCTTGTAGTGATTTTCCCTGCAAGTGATACGAGCCTCTTATTAGAAAAGGCTTTTGAATAGAAAGTGACAGCGTGTTGTTTATACAGAGTATTAAAATGGGATTTCATTTCCACTTTAACGCAGAATCATTTTATGATATCACACCTGGATCATGACTGgactaaaaaagtaaaaagaaatatCACACACCACTATTGTGTGATTTCTGAACTACCATTATTCTTGGTAGGCCTAACTCCAAAACCAGGAACTTACAACATCACACTTCAGAATATCTCAGTAATCTTTCCTTACAACACTTCAGAAATATATTTAGAATCTGTTGTCTTCCTGAGTTTCACAACTGCATGTTCAGGTAGAGTCCAGCTACATCTTCATACTTCATATAGTATCAAGCTTATAGAGTATTTCTACAAATGGTTATTAATCTCCAGCTCAGCCACGCTGCCCGTGACCTTCAAATGTGCAGAGGAGAACAACAAGCTTGACAAGAGGATCACTCGCTTTGTGCTGCCAGTCGGCGCGACCATCAACATGGATGGTGGAGCTATCTACGAGGCAGTGGCAGCCATATTTATTGCTCAGCTAAACAACTATGACCTGGACATTGGCAAGATCATCACCGTCAGGTAAGTCTCTGTGTTCTGTGTGGCACACGTCTATAGCTAATTCCATTACACAGAGAATCAGAAACGAAAGCATGTTAAAAAATTCTGGATCCTATTGAATTAAGCTACATTAATGACTGGGTGTAACACATTTAGATTTATGGaatttgcagatgcttttctccaaagtgacatactgcTCAAAGTtgcaaaaagtaaacaaaagtacaaaccACAACAGACAGCTTAGACATGTACGGTATATGCAATTattgaaatgcactttatttacattcattcatctggctgacgctgttctccaaagtgacttacagtgttaagttacctacacctgtctatgcatttatacagctaggagcaatttagggcaagtaacTCGCTCGAaggtactacatttacattacacttacatttattcatttagcagacgcttttgtccaatgcGACGTACATcgc
Coding sequences:
- the LOC108925749 gene encoding excitatory amino acid transporter 3-like, which encodes MTQGQQTTEKMEKPVERRSCFRKFLKKNIFLMAMILSVVLGIALGVLVREYASLSRLDKYYFGFPGELLMRMLKLIVLPLIISSIITGVAALDSRISGRIGLRAVAYFLSTTVIAAILGIVLVVTIKPGISYNVDSSETTESTEGVTAVDSILDLLRNAFPDNLVQACFQQYKTRRKEIELNKPLENTTVVSDFIAGLTNTSKENITKEYTVVGSYSDGVNILGLIVFCLVFGLIIGQMGEKGRILVEFFDALNEATMKIVQIIMCYMPVGILFLISSKIMEVEDWDIFRKLGLYMVTVVTGLVIHAAIILPLLYLVIVRKNPYKFIQGMSRALVTALVISSSSATLPVTFKCAEENNKLDKRITRFVLPVGATINMDGGAIYEAVAAIFIAQLNNYDLDIGKIITVSIAATAASIGSAGIPNAGLVTLVIVLTAVGLPANDVSLIFAVDWLIDRFRTATNVLGDAIGAGIVEKLSKVELEKIDQCSNVSVINPSPTETAQDNGDLMERKSYDNGGLALDKTDEISATQTSQF